A DNA window from Vigna angularis cultivar LongXiaoDou No.4 chromosome 1, ASM1680809v1, whole genome shotgun sequence contains the following coding sequences:
- the LOC128195434 gene encoding uncharacterized protein LOC128195434: protein MAPRLPPPPPPQTNEHDVPNNTRLLESVIERLQEQNVVLTQQNAAALQSLEAARASSEVTQRQLMEILASTRGTPGASTSNTTHQAEWSLENFLQHRPAKFDGKCLPDGADQWIRDMEQIYDAKECPNDRRLAFTEYLLTGEASHWWSTAKMILAESHSPISWKVFKEKFYEEYFPDSVRFGKEVEFLQLVQGNMSVSEYTNRFKHLVRFNTLATSEVWQCRKFENGLRSDLKVLISSLCIKSFPVMIERAKVLEKNMAEAERQKKQQQPTRGPIMSRPNMNRDRLPYARPAQPSNSQAMVVAGQSGQHGSVKCFQCGGPHYRSSCPQLLGAKSCTRCGRNGHTERDCNMGGRAPMRPPNAGRMQQGRGGRAQAVGRVYAITATEAVSSGTLVTGTCSLHGMPVCVLRVRSRTTSDARSAKGRHRGWC, encoded by the exons ATGGCACCCAGACTTCCCCCTCCTCCTCCACCGCAGACTAATGAGCATGATGTGCCCAACAACACCAGATTGTTGGAATCAGTAATTGAAAGGTTACAAGAGCAGAACGTTGTTTTGACGCAGCAAAATGCGGCTGCCTTACAGAGTTTGGAAGCTGCTCGCGCAAGTTCTGAAGTGACTCAGAGACAGCTTATGGAGATTCTTGCATCTACCAGGGGTACACCCGGAGCATCTACTTCAAACACCACCCATCAGGCTGAGTGGAGTTTGGAAAATTTCCTACAGCATCGTCCTGCAAAATTTGATGGGAAATGCCTTCCCGACGGAGCTGATCAGTGGATAAGGGACATGGAACAGATTTACGATGCCAAGGAATGTCCTAATGATCGAAGACTGGCATTCACCGAGTATCTGTTGACTGGAGAGGCCAGTCATTGGTGGTCGACTGCGAAGATGATACTAGCAGAATCTCACAGCCCTATTTCCTGGAAAGTCTTCAAGGAAAAATTTTATGAGGAGTATTTCCCGGATAGTGTTCGATTCGGCAAAGAGGTGGAATTTCTCCAGTTGGTACAAGGTAATATGTCTGTTTCAGAGTACACCAACAGGTTCAAACATCTGGTTCGCTTTAATACCCTTGCCACCAGTGAGGTGTGGCAGTGcaggaagtttgaaaatggacTGAGAAGTGATCTTAAGGTATTGATATCCAGCCTCTGCATTAAGTCCTTTCCTGTTATGATTGAGCGAGCAAAAGTGTTGGAGAAAAATATGGCTGAAGCAGAACGTCAGAAGAAGCAGCAACAACCAACTAGAGGGCCGATCATGTCCAGGCCGAATATGAATCGGGACAGGTTGCCGTATGCTCGTCCAGCACAACCATCTAATTCTCAGGCTATGGTTGTTGCCGGACAATCTGGACAGCACGGATCAGTCAAGTGTTTCCAATGTGGAGGACCACATTACCGGTCTTCATGCCCTCAGTTATTGGGAGCAAAGTCCTGCACTCGTTGTGGAAGGAATGGTCACACAGAGCGCGACTGTAATATGGGCGGACGAGCGCCAATGAGGCCGCCAAATGCTGGAAGAATGCAACAGGGAAGGGGTGGACGAGCACAGGCTGTTGGTAGAGTTTATGCGATCACGGCCACGGAAGCTGTCAGTTCAGGTACGCTCGTCACTGGTACTTGCTCATTACATGGAATGCCtgtttgtgtgtt ACGAGTACGAAGTAGAACTACcagtgacgctcggtcagctaAAGGAAGACATCGTGGATGGTGCTAG